A genomic window from Cotesia glomerata isolate CgM1 linkage group LG7, MPM_Cglom_v2.3, whole genome shotgun sequence includes:
- the LOC123268308 gene encoding integrator complex subunit 13 produces MFPANHKTIFVLDHTPYFGISTDSPLEFECLKSRGPNHIPLAPICKSLWTTSVESSMEYCRIVWDLFPSGKLVRFVVSDHAAHILNTWSPTQQNLAHIMNGMAIIGIPPRNHQPGVDYSVIHGLRVAIEALTECSETQHSIRTSLNENDNKLLNRGRIVCITSARDDINMKSLENIFLNQLTQQNKIAMGSDHLMPIHHCHLVILNIFPTTIESQVTNQSPRELSPLLTMEVHSMKATALHSKLSHLILSHYNLSSTTVTGIPMKEEQNASSSANYDVEIFHSVNAHSSILNGNPQDSALLKTFRRFEEGSEYETVTLKWCTPRGCSASEMQNCTAMHRITPVDVNSRPSSCLINFLLNGRSVMLEMVRKSGGKTISHLLASHGGEIFIHTLSTARSVLEDPPSISEGCGGRVTDYRITDFGALMRANVLAPLKRTNNNQEDELVPKMKARLDCHTRYWPMSISSTLMFNLKQIIDPLPELMIKEEMTKDDLIKCKKLMFNLLQLESKHESLALPNLGGGRGGKSTIRREEHYRLLWEELETFVKAHADNSQMHMEVLICLLEIRNKSDKDKVELDAATRKLDGIGKEEMGGRASVIRATTDSPMSPPACTATPAIKQERKISVSKSLLDIWLYRSMPKDRRPEFHGRVNSDGPRAKLYPNLKEVGREPRETIVET; encoded by the exons atgttCCCAGCAAACcataaaacaatatttgtaTTGGATCATACTCCATATTTTGGAATTTCAACAGACAGTCCTCTGGAATTTGAGTGTTTAAAAAGTCGTGGTCCCAATCATATACCTCTAGCTCCAATTTGTAAATCACTATGGACGACAAGTGTCGAGTCTTCTATGGAGTATTGTCGAATCGTTTGGGATTTATTCCCTTCAGGAAAGCTG GTGAGATTTGTGGTGAGCGATCATGCAGCACACATTCTCAATACTTGGAGTCCTACCCAGCAGAATTTAGCTCat atAATGAATGGAATGGCGATAATTGGAATACCACCGCGAAATCACCAGCCCGGTGTTGATTACTCAGTTATCCATGGTCTGAGAGTCGCGATAGAAGCTTTGACCGAGTGCTCGGAAACTCAGCACTCCATAAGGACATCCTTGaatgaaaatgataataaattattaaatcgtGGGCGCATTGTATGTATAACCAGCGCGCGAGATGACATCAATATGAAGAgcttggaaaatatttttttaaatcaactaactcagcaaaataaaattgcaatgGGTTCTGATCa TTTGATGCCAATACATCATTGTCATTTAGTTATATTGAATATATTCCCCACCACTATTGAATCTCAAGTGACTAACCAAAGCCCCAGAGAG TTGTCACCTTTGCTGACCATGGAAGTTCATTCTATGAAAGCAACAGCTCTACACTCAAAATTATCTCATTTGATTTTGTCACACTATAATTTATCGAGTACAACAGTAACGGGAATTCCAATGAAAGAGGAGCAAAATGCAAGTTCTTCGGCTAATTACGATgtcgaaatttttcattcagtTAATGCTCATTCTTCTATTTTAAatg gtaaCCCCCAGGACTCAGCATTATTGAAAACGTTTCGTAGATTCGAAGAAGGATCAGAGTACGAAACAGTAACATTAAAATGGTGTACACCTCGCGGTTGCAGCGCATCAGAGATGCAAAACTGCACAGCAATGCACCGGATAACTCCGGTAGACGTAAATAGTCGTCCCTCTTCGtgtttaataaactttttgcTTAACGGTAGATCAGTTATGCTGGAAATGGTTCGCAAGAGCGGCGGCAAAACAATATCACACTTGCTGGCGTCTCACGGTggagaaatatttattcacaCTCTGTCGACTGCGCGCAGTGTCCTCGAAGATCCACCGTCAATCAGTGAGGGTTGCGGAGGACGTGTCACCGATTACCGGATCACTGACTTTGGTGCTTTGATGCGAGCCAATGTGTTGGCTCCGTTGAAACGCACAAACAacaatcaagaagatgaattGGTTCCAAAAATGAAGGCGAGACTTGATTGTCATACGCGTTACTGGCCAATGTCAATTTCAAGTACGCTGATgttcaatttaaaacaaataatcgATCCACTTCCAGAGCTGATGATAAAAGAGGAAATGACGAAAGACGATCTGATAAAATGCAAGAAATTAATGTTCAATTTATTGCAATTGGAATCGAAACACGAGAGCTTGGCTCTCCCGAATCTTGGAGGCGGACGTGGCGGAAAAAGTACCATTCGTCGAGAAGAGCATTATCGTTTGTTATGGGAAGAGCTTGAGACATTTGTAAAAGCACATGCCGATAATTCTCAGATGCATATGGAAGTCCTTATTTGTCTTCTTGAAATTAGAAACAAGAGCGATAAAGATAAAGTTGAGCTTGATGCCGCTACTAGAAAATTAGAtgg aATTGGAAAAGAGGAAATGGGTGGACGTGCAAGTGTAATCCGGGCAACAACAGACTCACCAATGTCACCGCCTGCTTGTACAGCTACTCCAGCAATAAAACAAGAGCGAAAAATTAGCGTATCAAAGAGTCTCTTGGATATTTGGCTGTATCGAAGTATGCCGAAAGATCGACGACCCGAGTTCCATGGTCGGGTTAATAGTGACGGACCACGTGCTAAATTATACCCGAATTTAAAAGAAGTTGGCCGAGAGCCCCGTGAGACCATTGTCGAGacctag